Proteins encoded in a region of the Pocillopora verrucosa isolate sample1 chromosome 11, ASM3666991v2, whole genome shotgun sequence genome:
- the LOC136276958 gene encoding histamine H2 receptor-like codes for METWFWVLGWFLSILTMVVNGFVIFLVCSKRQLRTKTNTFIVSLAVADFGVGMLAVPPRFFCSLATECAPRSTEQLIVTFVRAFIVYTSGTNLVGLVLERYVAVVKPLKYLTFMTRRRVIQMVVTSWGIPFLFTLTLVSITLSAIDRARTIRGYLYLPFEIILCIILIFFLESMFLVVYKQNSRDRTLDKQLRFNHVVIRAKIQNTSAVKWVALITCVFLSCYGIMMRCSFSALTGHKCCNDFHYKIPLQVINSGINPIVYAFFKRDIQQECKRLLFKRRRQLTTE; via the coding sequence atggaaacgtggttttgggttctcggctggttcctcagcattctcacgatggttgtaaatggatttgtcatcttcctcgtctgcagtaaacgtcagcttcgcaccaaaaccaacacattcatcgtgtctttagcagtggctgattttggtgtcgGGATGCTTGCTGTTCCTCCAcgctttttctgcagccttgcaaccgaatgcGCTCCACGCTCAACAGAGCAATTAATTGTGACATTTGTAAGGGCGTTCATTGTTTacacctctggaacaaacttggttggattagtactggaacgttatgttgctgttgtgaaacctttgaaatacttgacttttatgacgcgccgtcgagtcattcaaatggttgtaacatcttggggaattccttttcttttcactcttactttAGTGTCGATTACACTTAGTGCAATCGATCGTGCCAGGACTATACGCGGCTACTTGTATTTGCCtttcgagataatcttgtgcataattctaatcttttttcttgaatCCATGTTTCTTGTGGTTTACAAGCagaactctagagatcgcactttagataagcaattgcggtttaatcaTGTGGTCATTAGAGCTAAAATTCAGAACACTTCAgcagtaaaatgggtggctttgataacgtgtgtgtttctatcgtgttacggaataatgatgcgttgtagttttTCAGCTTTAACCGGTCATAAATGTtgtaatgattttcattacaaaatacctctacaagttattaactctggaataaaccctatagtttatgctttcttcaaaagagatatacaacaagaatgcaaaaggcttctctttAAAAGGCGTCGTCAATTAACAACAGAATAG